The following nucleotide sequence is from Psychroflexus torquis ATCC 700755.
CAGGTTTTTTGATTGATTGAAGTTGAAAATAATTAGCATTGCCTTTGTTACGCTAATTATTTTGATAAAAAACAGGCGAAAAAAGCCTGTGTCGAATTCGTATCGGTAAAACGATTCATTACGACATTACAGGTTTTATTTGGCATTACACTAAGCCTTAAATCTTATTCCATTTCAGAAGACATCGATCTCGCTTCTTTTCTGAGTTTAATAAACATGATGACATCAAAAATAAAATGCGCAGCCATTGCCGAAAAAATATCAATGTAAAGCGTGAGATAGCCAAAGCCAGCAGAAATTAAAATCAAAAATACTCCATAGATAGATTTTTTCCAATCCTTTGTAGATATATAGCCGTGAAGAACAACAAAGAGTATAGCAGCCCACCATAACCCCATTAGAGGCTGAAGCGCTCCGCGGAATAAAATTTCTTCTCCTATACCCGCACATAGAGAATAGAATACTATATCAATCCACTGAAGATCTAAGCCTTTAAAAAGCCTAGCATAAAAAGCACTTGTTTCTTTTAACACAGGAAGTTTTAAAAGCAAAGCTCCTATAAGAGCCGCCAATGAACCAAAGCCAAGACCAATTGGAATAGAGGTGACGAGATGATCATAATTGAACATCTCGAAATAATCAACTTTATCTGAAAATGATAAAATAAAAAAAGCTATTCCGCTAAAGCCAAAAAGAGTAAATATGGACATGATAAGCATGGCCTTTTTGGTTACTACCATTTATTAAAGTTTAGATTATCTTTTACGCTGTGCAAGGGCGAACACTATAGATTGAAAGAAAGAGAGTAAAATACTAAATAAAACTGCCCACCAAAATCCATCCACACGGAAGGCCTCTATAAGCCAGTCTGCCATTAGAATGATAAATGCATTGATTGCCAGCAAGAACAAACCAAAGGTGACGACGGTGACTGGAAGGGTAAGAATCAATAAAATTGGCTTTATAAAGATGTTAAGTAGAGCAAGAATTGCAGCAACAACGATAGCCGTAAAAAAGTCGGCGACATACACCCCACCCAGAATATTGGATAGTATAAGGACGATAAGTCCTGTGAGAACAATTTGAAGTAAGGTTTTCATAGGTCTGTTTTAAATCTTAAATTTCCTAATATAAAAAAAACTGCCTCAACAATTAAGTTGAAGCAGTTTTTTTACAATTTAGAAACAGTTAATTCACATTGTCACTCAAAGATATTGTTCCAAATTCTCCAACATTTACTTTTGGCAAGTTAGACCCATACGTTTGATTAATAGCTTCTAGAGTTTCATTAGCTATAAGAGCATAACCCCGTGGAGTTAAATGCACACCATCCAAAGAAAATCCTCCACCAGTAACAAAGTCTGAAGTAATAATTCCACCAGGAAAGCTTATGCCTTGTCCTACTCTATTTAATAAAGCGTCAGCGTCTACAAAAGCCAATCCATTAGCTTCTGCTAAAGACTGTATTGTAGAATTGTAAGAAAGTCTAGCATTAGAAATGGCGCTAAGTTCACTAGAGTCTAAAGCATCTTTATCGTCGATACCATTCACCGCCCCCAAAACCAATTGCGCTTGTTCTTGAGTGGGCGTTCCTCCTTGCTGAAGAATTCCTAAAACTTGCAAAACTGCTGGTGAAAGAGCTACAGAACCATAACCTTGTGCCAAAGCAGCTCGATTGATGGTTAAAAGTATAAGCTCACCCTCCTGCATTTGTCTAAATCCTAATGGATTAGTTTGAGTTACAGGAACATCAATTACAAAACGATTTGGACCTTCATTAAATGCAATAGCATATTGAGCCGCTAGAGCTTGTGCTTGTGCTGGTGGCACTCCTTGCTGAATCAAGCCTTGAGTAAAAATTCCAGCAACTGCTTGGAAGAAGCCGGTCAAACTACCCGCTGAAGCTGCATCCAGAACCAAAGCGTTGTTTGGAACCGTTGTAAAAAATGGGATGTCGGTAACATTCGGAATATTATAAACAACTCCTCCAGAAGCATTTGCATTCAATTCATTTATCAACTGATTATAAACACCTCCAAATACGTTAGGGTCTGTAATATCCGTACTTCCATAAGTTGAAGGATCTAAATTTCCAGCTTGGTCAACACCTGTCCCTCCACTAGTAGCATAACCTAAGATATCATTATTTCCAATCCAAAGCGAAAAGAAACTAGGGTTTTGAGCTACAGCATCTGCAAGGACCGTCGTCGTTTCTGAAGTAGAAAATCTTACGAAATAAGGGTTAGACTGAGAGGGTAATCCTGCAGCAGCTCCATAACCAGGCGCCGCTAGATGGAAACTTTTTGCACCAGGGACTCCCATATTATTAAAAGGTCCCGATAATTTGTTGGTGATTTCAGTTTGAGGAGTTCCTGCAATTATTGCTGGTGCTGGACTACCTGAAACAGTAGATAACACCAATCGATTATTAGCAATTTGGACTCCATTCAAAAGTAAGCCTCCTAAATTATCAGCCATTAAAGGCTGTGTAAACTCACCACCTCCTAAGAGTTTAAATTGACCAGCAAGAATATTAGGGTAAGAGTTTTGCTGTCCTTTTATGTAAAGTGCATTGTCTGCAAATCCTGCAGTTAACGAATTCCCTAGAGAAACATAGTTAGAGAAATCAGCTTCACCAGCGGTGTAGACTTCGTTTTCTTCGATTGCATCATCAAATTCTGGTTCACAAGACAGAAGTCCTATAGCTAGAAACGGTAAATATTTTATATAGTTTTTCATTGTCTTTAATTATAGTTTATAAGTCACTCCTAAACCTGGTAAGAATGCATTTGATTTGTAGGTTCCACTAAAAGGGACGCTTTGTCCATTTTCAAGGTATGAGTCATAAGAGGCATCTACTTCTTGGAATCTTAAGTACAGAAAAGAAGCATCTATAGCAAGCTTTTCAGAGACCTGAAAAGACAAACCTGCTGTATAACCATTTCCATCATTTCTTGGAGTTTCTGGCGCAAAAAATCCAGCTTGAACTGGAGATTCATCAAAATAATAACCCGCTCTCAACGTCACATTGTCTGTTGCTTTATATTGAGCACCAAATCTATAGATAGAAGCATTTTTGTAGTTCCTTGGATTAATAGACGTTGGAACATTTGGATTTCCAAATTCAATGTCTAGAGAGTTATAAACATCCCAGAAGGCTCTCTGATAATCAAAGGCAAATAACCATTTTTCATTAGGCTCGTAAGCAAACCCAATGGTTAACTCAGCTGGAAGTGGCAAAGTGGCATTAAAGGTAGTTGTGCCGTTTTGAGGAGTTAATGCCGAGTTTGGGAAATTACTAAAGACTGCCTCACCTCCCTCAGCATTCAAGAGTATTTCGGATCTGTAATTAAATCCAATTCTCAATTCTTTAACAGGAGTAAACATAAAACTTCCACTCCATCCTGTATTGCTTACTCCAGTGTCGTCTACGGTAATATTAGATCTGTTTCCTTGCTCATCGGTAAGAGTACGGCTGGCATTTCTATTGAAATTGACATTACCTGTCACAAAAATAGGCCCACCTCCTATACTAAAATGCTCGGATAGCTTTATTGAAACTAAGGGCTGTATAAAGATAGCTGCTAAATTAATATCATTGACCAAGTGAGAACCTGCCCAATCTGGCTCCCACTCTACAGAGCTTCCATAGGGAGTCGTTACCGATAAACCTAAACTTATCCATTCATTGACTTTATAAGCCGCATGAAGGTAAAACGGTGTTCCTGCACCCTGCTGGGTTTCTGCAAATTGCCCAGTAGACCTATTTTGCCATTTCACATTAGAGAAGACACCTGTTACCCCGGCAGAAACCGTGAATTTGTCTTCCAAATAAACCATTCCTGATGGATTGAAAAATGCAATTTCCGCACTATTTACAACACCTACACCAGCATGACCCATCGCTAAAGCGCGCTGCCCTTGGGCTGCTACTCGATAGCCTCCTGCATAGACTGAAGCTGATGCAAAAATTAAAAGCATTCCTGAAATTAAAAAGTTCTTCATATCAATTTTGTTTAATTGTG
It contains:
- a CDS encoding CPBP family intramembrane glutamic endopeptidase; the encoded protein is MVVTKKAMLIMSIFTLFGFSGIAFFILSFSDKVDYFEMFNYDHLVTSIPIGLGFGSLAALIGALLLKLPVLKETSAFYARLFKGLDLQWIDIVFYSLCAGIGEEILFRGALQPLMGLWWAAILFVVLHGYISTKDWKKSIYGVFLILISAGFGYLTLYIDIFSAMAAHFIFDVIMFIKLRKEARSMSSEME
- a CDS encoding phage holin family protein, producing the protein MKTLLQIVLTGLIVLILSNILGGVYVADFFTAIVVAAILALLNIFIKPILLILTLPVTVVTFGLFLLAINAFIILMADWLIEAFRVDGFWWAVLFSILLSFFQSIVFALAQRKR
- a CDS encoding OmpP1/FadL family transporter; translation: MKNFLISGMLLIFASASVYAGGYRVAAQGQRALAMGHAGVGVVNSAEIAFFNPSGMVYLEDKFTVSAGVTGVFSNVKWQNRSTGQFAETQQGAGTPFYLHAAYKVNEWISLGLSVTTPYGSSVEWEPDWAGSHLVNDINLAAIFIQPLVSIKLSEHFSIGGGPIFVTGNVNFNRNASRTLTDEQGNRSNITVDDTGVSNTGWSGSFMFTPVKELRIGFNYRSEILLNAEGGEAVFSNFPNSALTPQNGTTTFNATLPLPAELTIGFAYEPNEKWLFAFDYQRAFWDVYNSLDIEFGNPNVPTSINPRNYKNASIYRFGAQYKATDNVTLRAGYYFDESPVQAGFFAPETPRNDGNGYTAGLSFQVSEKLAIDASFLYLRFQEVDASYDSYLENGQSVPFSGTYKSNAFLPGLGVTYKL
- a CDS encoding SGNH/GDSL hydrolase family protein — translated: MKNYIKYLPFLAIGLLSCEPEFDDAIEENEVYTAGEADFSNYVSLGNSLTAGFADNALYIKGQQNSYPNILAGQFKLLGGGEFTQPLMADNLGGLLLNGVQIANNRLVLSTVSGSPAPAIIAGTPQTEITNKLSGPFNNMGVPGAKSFHLAAPGYGAAAGLPSQSNPYFVRFSTSETTTVLADAVAQNPSFFSLWIGNNDILGYATSGGTGVDQAGNLDPSTYGSTDITDPNVFGGVYNQLINELNANASGGVVYNIPNVTDIPFFTTVPNNALVLDAASAGSLTGFFQAVAGIFTQGLIQQGVPPAQAQALAAQYAIAFNEGPNRFVIDVPVTQTNPLGFRQMQEGELILLTINRAALAQGYGSVALSPAVLQVLGILQQGGTPTQEQAQLVLGAVNGIDDKDALDSSELSAISNARLSYNSTIQSLAEANGLAFVDADALLNRVGQGISFPGGIITSDFVTGGGFSLDGVHLTPRGYALIANETLEAINQTYGSNLPKVNVGEFGTISLSDNVN